The segment ACATCCTGAGTTGCCGCGTCAACATTACGATCGAGATCGAACGTGACAATCACAAAGGATTGTCCATCGCGTGAAATCGAACGAAGCTCATCAATTCCGGCGACCGTGGCGACAGCATCTTCAATGGGAAGAGTGACTTCAGATTCGACTTCGCTGGAGGCAGCTCCGGGATAGGTGGTCCGCACGAAGATCGTCGGCAAGTCCATACTGGGAAAGCGGTCAACTCCCAACTGTGGGAAAGCGGTGATACCTCCGACCAGAAGAGCGGCGATCATCATCAATGCGAAGATCGGCCGTTTAACACAAATTTCAGCCAAGCGAGACAACGGCACGCTCCTTTGGTGGGTAGAGTTTGGTATATGAATCTTATGGAAAGTGAAAGTCGCACAGAATGATGTGGCCCCTATTCACAGTACATCAACTACTTAGCAGGATCTCTCTGAGAAGATTTGTTTTCCGCGACCGCCCTACTCGTGACATTCACACGGGCAACTTCTCCTTCAGTCCCTGTTTGCAGGATTACGTCTCCGGATTGAAGTCCCTTGACGATTTCGATCCTTCCGTCGCGGCGTTCGCCTGTAAGAACCTGTTGTTCCTCTGCGGCTCCGTCGACGACTTTCCAGACCTTTTCTGAACCGGCGAATTCAACGAGCGCCGAAGAAGGGACAACGATGGCGGTCGCCTCTTCATCAGTCACGACGCGACCGGTCGCAAAGAGACCACTTCGCAGTTTTCCATCGGAGTTGTCTATTAATGCCTCAAACAACAAGGAACGATTCGCCAAATCGACAGCGGGGCTGATACGAGTTACCTCGACGACCAAAGGCTCCGGTACAGACTCAATATCGAGCTCCACTTTTTGACCTTTAGAAAGTTGCAACGCATACCGTTCAGGGATCGTTCCACGAAAACGAAGTTGGTCGAGTCTCACAAGAGCAATCGCAGGATCACCGACACGAACAAATGTTCCGGGTGAAATCTGGCGAATGACCACCATGCCTTTAAACGGAGCGTGGATGATTGTGTTTTGCAGGTCATCTTTGGCCAGCGAGACTTCAGCCTGCTTGACTCCAATCAGCGCGATCTTCTCCTGCACGCTGTTAATGGCCGATCGATACCGCGCTTCAGCAACATCGGTGGCTGCTTGTAGTTGTTCCACTTCGGCCAGGGAAATCGAATTGCTTGATTGGAGCTGCTGAGCCCGGTCCAAGTGTGCTTTTGCTTCTCTCCACAGTGCCTTAGCCTCCATCACGGGCGGCGCCTTCTGAGGGTCAAGCGCCGAGATTGGAGTCCCCGGTTGTAATCCCAACGCCGAGCGAGTTTGTAGCAATTCAGCTTCTGCTTGTTCGACACGAAGTTTGAACTCTTCCTGCTTGATCGTGACCAGCGGCGTTCCCTCTTCCACCGAATCCCCCAAATCAACATGGACCTGATCGACTCGCCCTTCGATTTCGCTGCCGATAATCGCCCGGTCATCTGGTGTCAAATTCCCTTGACTGCGAATCTCCCGAGGCCAGGGCTGAGGGGTCACTTCCAGTACAGCGACCTCTATCGTCGGCAATTCCTTTTCGACCGAATCAGAATCTTCATTCGTAGCGGCTGAGCCACAGCCAATGAGGAACAGCAAGGTTAGCAGCAAAAGCCGTCGCATTTTTGAGATTAAGCGAGAACTGCTCGCGGGTATTTTTTTATGTCGTTCAGAAGAAGGCACAGGCAATATCCTATCGGGCTTTGGCACAATAGCAGCGCAAGCTTGCGGGGGGAGGAAGGATCTTGGGGTGGGAGGGATAAACTCAACTGGGGTTAACCAATAATGAAACACCGGAAGGGTTCGTAAGTTTCATTTAAATGAGCATACTAACCAAAATTATAGAACATAATCAGTGGCTATAGGTACCCTTTCTCCGCAAGTTTTCAGCTGGTTTTTGCCTGACACTACCGGAGCAAGAGGTTTAATATGACTATTCGAACAGGTGATCAACCTGTTTACAGTCATTCCCCTGAAGAGGCGGGTGGGTTTTCCAGTAAAAATGAAATTAGATCGGCCATCTGTTGCGGGGTGATGTCTTTTTCAAGACCTTCCGGCATAAGCGACTGCCCGGAGCTG is part of the Polystyrenella longa genome and harbors:
- a CDS encoding efflux RND transporter periplasmic adaptor subunit, with the translated sequence MPSSERHKKIPASSSRLISKMRRLLLLTLLFLIGCGSAATNEDSDSVEKELPTIEVAVLEVTPQPWPREIRSQGNLTPDDRAIIGSEIEGRVDQVHVDLGDSVEEGTPLVTIKQEEFKLRVEQAEAELLQTRSALGLQPGTPISALDPQKAPPVMEAKALWREAKAHLDRAQQLQSSNSISLAEVEQLQAATDVAEARYRSAINSVQEKIALIGVKQAEVSLAKDDLQNTIIHAPFKGMVVIRQISPGTFVRVGDPAIALVRLDQLRFRGTIPERYALQLSKGQKVELDIESVPEPLVVEVTRISPAVDLANRSLLFEALIDNSDGKLRSGLFATGRVVTDEEATAIVVPSSALVEFAGSEKVWKVVDGAAEEQQVLTGERRDGRIEIVKGLQSGDVILQTGTEGEVARVNVTSRAVAENKSSQRDPAK